A DNA window from Theobroma cacao cultivar B97-61/B2 chromosome 5, Criollo_cocoa_genome_V2, whole genome shotgun sequence contains the following coding sequences:
- the LOC18600598 gene encoding nucleolar complex protein 2 homolog, which produces MGEKGKKSKTMSISQSAAKEHKEQLERLQKKDPEFYQYLQQHGKDLLTFDDEDIDDDVDVDMEDPETQLGDETHEHGIAEEGEKPSKNVVTTAMVDSWCNSIREDGKLSAVRSLMRAFRTACHYGDDTGNDSSAKFSVMSSSVFNKIMLFTLSEMDRVLRKLLKLPASGGKKETINELMNTKQWKSYNHLVKSYLGNALHVLNQMTDTKMISFTLRRLQYSSIFLAAFPSLLRKYIKVALHFWGTGGGALPVVSFLFLRDLCVRLGSDCLDECIRGIYKAYVLNCHFMNAVKLQHIQFLANCVIELIRVDLPTAYQHAFVFIRQLAMLLRDALNMKTKEAFRKVYEWKFMNCLELWTGAICAYSSEADFKPLAYPLTQIISGVARLVPTARYFSLRLRCVRMLNRIAASTGNFIPVSMLLLDMLEMKELNRPPTGGVGKAVDLRTTLKVSKPILKTRAFQEACVISVVEELAEHLAQWSYSVAFFELSFIPAQRLRSFCKSTKVERFRKEMRHLIRQIEANTEFTNKRRASITFLPNDQAATSFLEDEKKVGTSPLSQYVVTLRQRAQQRNDSMMESSVLVGEKSAVFGSKLDRIPASDEEDDIRNKDEDEDGASVFSSSWLPGGDIKAKLPKEEEKKKKKKRKMEQEVDEDIVEDLVLSSDEDASLSDSPSTEEDDSEEQPGSRQQSKKQKPKNMSKKNVRSHSNKSKKRRRSG; this is translated from the exons ATGGGAGAAAAGGGCAAGAAAAGTAAAACAATGTCAATATCTCAGAGTGCAGCTAAAGAACATAAAGAGCAGCTTGAAAGGCTTCAGAAAAag GACCCAGAGTTCTATCAGTATTTGCAACAACATGGCAAAGACCTTCTTACGTTTGATGATGAGGATATTGAT GATGACGTTGATGTTGACATGGAAGATCCAGAAACCCAGTTGGGCGATGAGACTCATGAGCATGGTATCGCTGAGGAGGGGGAGAAACCGTCCAAAAATGTTGTAACTACTGCAATGGTTGATTCTTGGTGTAATTCAATTCGAGAGGATGGAAAACTAAGTGCGGTTCGTTCTCTTATGAGAGCTTTCAGGACTGCTTGTCACTACGGTGATGATACTGGGAACGACTCATCAGCAAAGTTTAGTGTCATGTCCAGCAGTGTATTTAACAAGATAATGTTGTTTACACTATCTGAAATGGATAGAGTTCTCCgcaaattgttgaaacttccTGCTTCTGGTGGAAAGAAAGAGACCATAAATGAGCTAATGAATACAAAACAATGGAAGAGCTACAACCACTTAGTGAAGTCATATCTTGGAAATGCCTTACACGTTTTGAACCAAATGACTGACACGAAAATGATATCATTCACTTTACGGCGTCTCCAATATTCATCTATATTTTTGGCTGCTTTTCCAAGCCTTTTGAGGAAATACATTAAG GTCGCACTTCACTTTTGGGGTACAGGAGGCGGTGCTCTGCCTGTTGTCTCCTTTCTATTTCTTAGAGATCTTTGCGTTCGCCTAGGATCTGATTGCCTAGATGAATGTATCAGAGGGATATACAAGGCCTATGTTTTGAACTGCCACTTCATGAATGCAGTAAAATTGCAGCACATCCAGTTTCTTGCCAATTGTGTCATAGAACTTATTCGAGTGGACCTTCCAACTGCATATCAACATGCATTTGTTTTCATCCGACAATTGGCAATGCTTCTGCGGGATGCACTCAATATGAAAACTAAG GAAGCATTCCGAAAGGTTTATGAGTGGAAGTTTATGAACTGTCTTGAACTTTGGACTGGAGCTATTTGTGCCTACAGCTCAGAAGCTGATTTTAAACCCCTTGCTTATCCATTGACCCAAATTATATCTGGGGTTGCCCGTCTAGTTCCAACTGCTCGATATTTTTCGCTCAGATTGAGGTGTGTTAGAATGCTCAACCGGATTGCTGCGTCTACTGGTAATTTTATTCCTGTTTCTATGCTTCTTTTGGACATGCTGGAGATGAAAGAATTAAATAGACCTCCCACTGGTGGTGTTGGCAAAGCTGTTGATTTGCGTACGACACTGAag GTAAGCAAGCCCATTCTGAAGACACGAGCCTTTCAGGAGGCATGTGTAATTTCTGTGGTTGAAGAGCTTGCTGAACATTTAGCTCAATGGAGCTATTCTGTTGCTTTCTTTGAATTGTCTTTTATTCCAGCTCAGAGGTTGCGTTCCTTCTGCAAATCTACTAAAGTTGAAAGATTCCGCAAAGAAATGAGGCATCTTATTCGTCAG ATTGAGGCTAATACTGAGTTTACTAATAAAAGGCGTGCGTCAATTACATTTCTACCAAATGATCAAGCAGCAACTTCTTTTCTTGAG GATGAAAAGAAGGTGGGGACTAGTCCTCTTTCACAATATGTCGTAACTCTGCGCCAAAGAGCACAACAAAGAAATGATTCAATGATGGAATCCAG TGTTCTCGTGGGTGAAAAGTCTGCTGTCTTTGGGAGTAAGCTTGATCGGATACCAGCTAGTGATGAAGAAGATGATATCAGGAACAAGGATGAGGATGAGGACGGTGCTTCTGTTTTTAGTTCCTCCTGGTTACCTGGAGGTGATATCAA GGCCAAGCTTCCTAAagaggaggagaagaagaagaaaaagaagagaaagatggAACAAGAGGTAGATGAAGATATTGTGGAAGACTTAGTACTTAGTTCAGATGAAGATGCATCTTTGAGTGACTCCCCATCTACTGAGGAAGATGACAGTGAAGAGCAGCCGGGCAGCAGACAGCAGAGCAAGAAGCAAAAACCAAAGAATATGTCAAAGAAGAATGTAAGATCtcattcaaataaatcaaagaaGAGAAGGAGATCTGGTTGA
- the LOC18600599 gene encoding putative pentatricopeptide repeat-containing protein At1g56570, whose product MYTARKIAPFTIKHYSLQWVQSHSTWTKIPYTNLSKGAKGPAILATNVIKSFFEKGLINDARVLFDEMPDRDVVMWTAMIAGYTSCDHQVHAWTVFCEMVNNGVKPNAFTLSSVLKACKSMQCLACGGLVHGVAVKHGLEGSLYVDNALMDMYATCCVSMEDACSVFRDMKEKNMVTWTTLITGYTHRGDGYGGLQVFREMLLEEAELNPHSFSIAVRACATIGSHTFGRQIHAAIIKNGLGSNLPVMNSILDMYCRCGFLSEANEYFREMTEKNLITWNTLIAGYERQDSKESLNVFSQMESEGFSPNSFTFTSITAACANLAVLNCGQQVHGGIVRRGLQGNLVLANALIDMYAKCGSIADSRKIFSEMSERNLVSWTSMMIGYGAHGYGKQAVELFDEMVRSGIRPDRIVFMAVLSACSHAGLVDEGLRCFESMSNYNITPNQEIYGCVVDLLGRAGRVEEAYQLIGSMPFKPDESVWGALLGACKAHKLPNLGKLAALKVLDLRPNKVGAYVMLSNIYAAEGKWGEFARMRKLMRRTGSRKEAGRSWIEVRNQVYSFVVGDKVGSRTEWVYEVLELLIVHMKEAGYMPDLDCLIHDPEDGT is encoded by the exons ATGTACACTGCTAGGAAAATAGCTCCATTTACCATCAAACACTACTCCCTTCAATGGGTCCAAAGCCACTCTACCTGGACAAAGATACCCTATACCAACCTATCCAAAGGAGCCAAAGGGCCTGCCATATTAGCCACAAACGTCATCAAGTCCTTCTTTGAGAAGGGCTTGATTAACGATGCACGTGTGCTGTTCGATGAAATGCCTGATAGAGACGTGGTTATGTGGACGGCCATGATTGCTGGCTACACTTCATGCGACCATCAAGTCCATGCCTGGACTGTGTTTTGCGAGATGGTAAATAATGGGGTGAAACCCAATGCTTTTACCTTATCTAGTGTGTTGAAGGCTTGCAAATCCATGCAATGTCTTGCCTGTGGAGGTTTGGTTCATGGGGTGGCTGTAAAGCATGGCTTGGAGGGTTCTTTGTACGTTGATAATGCACTTATGGACATGTATGCTACGTGTTGTGTTAGCATGGAGGATGCATGCTCGGTTTTTAGAGATATGAAGGAGAAAAATATGGTCACTTGGACTACTTTGATCACTGGATACACTCATAGAGGTGATGGCTATGGTGGACTTCAAGTCTTCAGAGAAATGCTACTG GAGGAAGCAGAGTTGAATCCCCATAGTTTTTCAATTGCGGTTAGAGCTTGTGCTACAATAGGCTCACATACTTTTGGCAGGCAAATACATGCAGCCATCATTAAAAACGGGCTTGGTTCTAATCTTCCTGTCATGAATTCTATACTAGACATGTATTGTAGGTGTGGTTTTTTATCTGAGGCAAATGAATACTTCCGTGAGATgactgaaaaaaatttgatcacATGGAACACCTTGATTGCTGGTTATGAAAGACAAGATTCTAAAGAGTCCTTGAATGTATTCTCACAAATGGAATCAGAGGGTTTTAGTCCAAATAGCTTCACATTTACCAGTATTACTGCTGCCTGTGCAAATTTAGCAGTTTTAAATTGCGGGCAACAGGTTCATGGAGGCATTGTTCGCAGAGGTCTCCAAGGGAACTTGGTGCTGGCTAATGCCCTAATTGACATGTATGCCAAGTGTGGAAGCATAGCTGACTCACGcaaaatttttagtgaaatGTCTGAAAGAAATTTGGTCTCTTGGACTTCTATGATGATTGGTTATGGGGCACATGGATACGGGAAACAGGCTGTTGAGTTGTTTGATGAGATGGTCAGGTCTGGAATTAGACCTGACAGGATAGTTTTTATGGCAGTTCTGAGTGCTTGCAGCCATGCCGGACTTGTAGATGAAGGCTTGAGGTGTTTTGAATCAATGAGTAATTATAACATTACCCCTAATCAGGAGATTTATGGGTGTGTTGTCGATTTGCTAGGCCGTGCTGGGAGAGTTGAGGAGGCTTATCAACTGATCGGGAGCATGCCATTTAAGCCTGATGAATCTGTTTGGGGTGCACTTCTTGGTGCTTGTAAGGCACATAAGCTCCCAAATTTGGGCAAATTAGCAGCTTTGAAGGTATTGGATTTGAGGCCAAATAAGGTGGGGGCTTATGTGATGTTGTCAAACATCTATGCTGCTGAGGGCAAGTGGGGGGAATTTGCAAGAATGAGAAAGCTGATGAGAAGGACAGGGAGTAGAAAAGAGGCAGGGAGGAGCTGGATTGAGGTAAGAAATCAGGTTTACAGCTTTGTTGTTGGTGATAAGGTTGGGTCTCGCACAGAGTGGGTGTATGAGGTTTTAGAGTTGCTGATTGTACATATGAAAGAAGCTGGATATATGCCTGATTTAGATTGTTTGATTCATGATCCTGAAGATGGGACTTGA